A single Acidobacteriota bacterium DNA region contains:
- a CDS encoding FAA hydrolase family protein yields the protein MRFLRFFTGEGEVHLGLKYEGRVMDVTLAARRLLARDIESFTAFMADKGGGLEQLSAIVAYVTGDEALQEEVLIPPDGLRLDAPLRDVRKLLALAGNYRQHIVESGFKDVDETSRITPQVFMKPPSTCIAAPGKPVQIRQANSFVDWEIELAVVVGQQGRDIPRENAMEFVFGYTILNDISERNFNSRKSDRKVREFDPFFDWLMGKWFDGFCPLGPEVLTADEIPNPNELAIRLWVNGQLMQDANTSQMIFGIPETISYISQVLTLEPGDIIAMGTPAGVGKGRGISLAPGDVMRGEIEGIGVLETPVVLANSPA from the coding sequence TTGCGTTTTCTGCGTTTCTTTACAGGTGAAGGAGAGGTGCACCTTGGGCTCAAATACGAAGGGCGGGTCATGGACGTTACGCTGGCGGCGAGGCGTCTGTTAGCCAGAGACATCGAAAGCTTTACAGCATTCATGGCAGACAAGGGCGGGGGCCTGGAGCAGCTGTCGGCAATAGTTGCCTACGTTACAGGTGATGAAGCGCTCCAAGAGGAGGTCTTGATTCCGCCCGACGGTCTGCGACTGGACGCGCCACTGCGTGACGTTCGAAAGCTTCTGGCACTCGCTGGAAATTATCGCCAGCACATCGTTGAAAGCGGATTCAAAGATGTTGACGAGACGTCGCGGATCACGCCGCAGGTTTTTATGAAACCGCCATCCACCTGCATCGCAGCGCCCGGGAAACCCGTCCAAATCCGCCAGGCGAACAGTTTTGTCGATTGGGAAATTGAGCTGGCTGTGGTCGTCGGACAGCAAGGAAGGGACATCCCTCGCGAAAACGCCATGGAGTTTGTTTTCGGCTACACCATCTTGAATGACATCAGCGAGCGGAACTTCAATAGCCGGAAGTCCGACCGAAAAGTCCGGGAATTCGATCCGTTTTTTGACTGGCTGATGGGGAAATGGTTTGACGGTTTCTGCCCGCTCGGTCCGGAGGTGCTTACGGCTGATGAAATCCCAAACCCAAACGAGCTCGCCATTCGGCTCTGGGTGAACGGCCAGCTGATGCAGGACGCGAACACCTCTCAGATGATTTTCGGCATCCCTGAAACCATCAGTTACATTTCTCAGGTCCTGACGCTCGAGCCCGGCGACATCATTGCAATGGGCACGCCCGCGGGGGTTGGCAAAGGCCGCGGAATCAGCCTGGCGCCCGGCGACGTCATGCGGGGAGAAATCGAAGGGATCGGCGTGCTTGAAACGCCCGTGGTGCTTGCCAACAGCCCGGCATGA
- a CDS encoding Gfo/Idh/MocA family oxidoreductase, whose protein sequence is MNKKEMVMDKVRIGIIGSGFMGRTNAETVTRYLEGAELVAVAGGTRAPQLAGEYHVAHEATVPQLLERPDIDAVLISTPHSEHAWQTIHAAEHGKHILLDKPMATTIEDCDRILDAVHKAGVNLMIMFGQRFRICNREARRLIQEGAIGRVTMIQEHILNCGGLASLPSWQSLPENSGTLLAHAVHNIDRIRWFSGQEVSSVAAQVQKDAASGNEVSTMAVFGLSGGSMAMLWESWAIPQPGFPRTASASRVVGETGILDVDAYGELRLGRDGKWSVIARQDAIDWKGKGMLDPVRLEAYRLQHQEFIDSIRNGRAPTVTGQDGRASVEAALAAYRSATEGVTVWLPMGGKSK, encoded by the coding sequence ATGAATAAAAAGGAAATGGTGATGGATAAGGTCAGGATTGGAATCATCGGCTCGGGGTTTATGGGCAGGACGAATGCGGAAACGGTGACCCGATATCTTGAAGGCGCCGAGCTTGTGGCGGTTGCAGGCGGGACTCGTGCGCCGCAGCTGGCCGGCGAATACCACGTGGCACATGAAGCCACGGTGCCACAGTTGCTGGAACGCCCGGACATCGACGCGGTTCTGATCAGTACACCGCATTCTGAACATGCATGGCAGACCATCCATGCTGCGGAACACGGGAAGCACATTCTGCTGGATAAACCTATGGCCACGACGATCGAGGACTGCGACCGGATTCTGGACGCCGTTCACAAGGCCGGCGTGAATCTGATGATCATGTTCGGCCAGCGTTTCCGGATCTGTAACCGCGAGGCCCGTCGGCTAATCCAGGAAGGCGCCATCGGCCGTGTCACCATGATTCAGGAACACATCCTCAATTGCGGCGGTCTTGCCTCACTCCCATCCTGGCAGAGCTTGCCGGAAAACTCTGGTACATTGCTTGCCCATGCCGTTCACAACATTGACCGTATCCGCTGGTTCAGTGGCCAGGAGGTCTCAAGCGTAGCGGCGCAAGTGCAGAAGGACGCCGCAAGCGGGAATGAGGTCTCAACGATGGCGGTCTTCGGCCTGAGCGGCGGAAGCATGGCGATGCTCTGGGAATCGTGGGCTATTCCCCAACCTGGATTTCCGCGCACGGCCTCGGCATCCAGGGTGGTGGGTGAGACCGGTATCCTGGACGTAGACGCGTACGGCGAGCTTCGCCTGGGACGTGATGGGAAATGGTCTGTCATCGCGCGGCAGGACGCAATCGATTGGAAAGGTAAAGGAATGCTGGATCCCGTCCGCCTGGAGGCGTACCGTTTGCAGCACCAGGAATTTATAGACAGCATCCGCAACGGACGCGCACCGACTGTTACCGGCCAGGACGGGCGCGCTTCGGTGGAAGCGGCGCTGGCTGCTTACCGTTCCGCGACAGAAGGCGTGACCGTCTGGTTACCCATGGGAGGAAAAAGCAAGTGA